TGAGTGTTTTAAGGCAATGGATTCGAGGCAATGAGGATGTGCCCATTTTCTCGACGTTTGTACGTTACTTTAGAGAAAGCTTTAAAGAAGCAGCGATTATTGGCGGACTCTACAGCCTCGTGGGTTATGTGCTTTACGTGGATATCGTCAATGTCTCGTCCTGGTATGTTCGTGTGGTGACGCTTATGGGAGCCTTTTTGTATCTGATCTCTTTGGCGTACATTTTTCCGCTGCTGGCTCACTATGATTGGAAAGGCATCAAACTGAAAATCAAAATGTCGATCGTGATTGGATTTTCGTATTTACAATATACACTCGTTCTTTTTGTAGCCATTGTCGTGCTGTTTGCATTGATTTTAGGCTTGTACCCGGGAATTCTGACTTTTGCCGGAGCGAGTATCCTCGGTTATCTCGTGATGTGGATGACACATCAGGTGTTCAGCAAAATAGAGCGAGAGGTTCTGGTGAAAGAGGAAGATATGGCATAAATATATAAACAAAAAAGGAGCAAACACGATGAAAAAAGGAATCGCAATGAAAAAGGGAGTAT
This DNA window, taken from Paenibacillus kribbensis, encodes the following:
- a CDS encoding YesL family protein — encoded protein: MVRFVENMNKWCMRLLQLVYLNLLWTVATILGLVFIGVGPATVAMLSVLRQWIRGNEDVPIFSTFVRYFRESFKEAAIIGGLYSLVGYVLYVDIVNVSSWYVRVVTLMGAFLYLISLAYIFPLLAHYDWKGIKLKIKMSIVIGFSYLQYTLVLFVAIVVLFALILGLYPGILTFAGASILGYLVMWMTHQVFSKIEREVLVKEEDMA